A genomic stretch from Rhabdothermincola salaria includes:
- a CDS encoding xanthine dehydrogenase family protein molybdopterin-binding subunit → MSILGHRVLRREDPALLTDGGTYVDDIVRDGAAHVVYVRSTVAHGHIESIDTDEARTAPGVLAVVTAADIDLPDLVPLAIVDQAMTRPVLATDTVRFVGEPVVAVVAETRNQAVDAAEAVIVDIEPRPALVDPEAALEPDAPLLFPAAGTNAAMVIDHHGDPVSFDDCDVVVTTRTVNQRVAPVPIEARSALAWWEDDRLVVEIGCQGPHPVRTALAEAYGLDPEQIRVVCPDVGGGFGAKAQIPAEALLLGELARRIDRPVRWSETRSENLVGMNHGRGQVQTVTLGGTADGHLTTYRLEVVQDAGGYPTMGAILPFATRIMASGVYDIAEVEYRSRSVATTTTPTGAYRGAGRPEAAAALERAVDLFAAEAGLDPADVRRRNFVAPDAFPFQTPMGTTYDSGDYEGALDRVLAAAGYDDLRAEQARRRAADDSRLLGIGLGCYVEITAMTGGEEFASVQLRPDGTALVVTGSNPYGQGHVTSWAMLVAERTGLPLDRIEVVYGDTDVVPHGEVTGGSRSAQVAGSSVDDAAGKLVALARDRAADLLEAAVDDVVLDAETGAFHVVGTPAISVDWAAVADTADTHELLAVSDFSSGGPSFPFGAHVAVVEVDRDTGQVDLVRMVACDDAGRILNPLIVDGQVHGGLAQGIAQALFEEVRYDPDGNPVTATLIDYAVPSAAELPSFERVPMETPSPMNPLGAKGIGESGTIGSTPAVQNAVIDALAHLGVRHIDMPLTPERVWRALQEL, encoded by the coding sequence ATGAGCATCCTCGGTCACCGTGTCCTGCGTCGCGAAGATCCGGCGCTGCTCACCGACGGCGGCACCTACGTCGACGACATCGTTCGCGATGGCGCCGCCCACGTGGTGTACGTCCGCTCCACTGTCGCCCACGGCCACATCGAGTCGATCGACACCGACGAGGCCCGCACCGCGCCCGGGGTGCTGGCCGTCGTCACCGCCGCCGACATCGACCTGCCCGACCTCGTCCCCCTGGCCATCGTCGACCAGGCCATGACCCGGCCGGTGCTGGCCACCGACACCGTCCGCTTCGTCGGCGAGCCCGTCGTCGCCGTGGTCGCCGAGACCCGCAACCAGGCGGTCGACGCCGCCGAGGCCGTGATCGTCGACATCGAACCGCGGCCCGCCCTCGTCGACCCCGAGGCCGCGCTCGAGCCGGACGCACCGCTGCTCTTCCCCGCGGCGGGCACCAACGCCGCCATGGTCATCGACCACCACGGCGACCCGGTCTCGTTCGACGACTGCGACGTCGTCGTCACCACCCGCACCGTGAACCAGCGGGTGGCGCCGGTCCCCATCGAGGCCCGCAGCGCCCTCGCCTGGTGGGAGGACGACCGCCTGGTGGTCGAGATCGGCTGCCAGGGCCCCCACCCGGTGCGCACCGCCCTGGCCGAGGCCTATGGGCTCGACCCCGAGCAGATCCGGGTGGTCTGCCCCGACGTGGGCGGTGGCTTCGGCGCCAAGGCCCAGATCCCTGCCGAGGCCCTGCTGCTCGGCGAGCTGGCCCGGCGCATCGACCGGCCCGTCCGCTGGAGCGAGACCCGCTCGGAGAACCTCGTGGGCATGAACCACGGCCGAGGCCAGGTCCAGACCGTCACCCTGGGCGGCACCGCCGACGGCCACCTCACGACCTACCGCCTCGAGGTCGTCCAGGACGCCGGCGGCTACCCCACGATGGGCGCCATCCTGCCCTTCGCCACCCGCATCATGGCCAGCGGCGTCTACGACATCGCCGAGGTCGAGTACCGCTCGCGCTCGGTGGCCACCACCACCACGCCCACCGGCGCCTACCGCGGCGCCGGTCGGCCCGAGGCGGCCGCCGCCCTCGAACGGGCCGTCGACCTCTTCGCCGCCGAAGCCGGCCTCGACCCCGCCGACGTGCGCCGGCGCAACTTCGTGGCCCCCGATGCCTTCCCCTTCCAGACCCCCATGGGCACCACCTACGACAGCGGCGACTACGAGGGCGCCCTCGACCGGGTGCTGGCCGCCGCCGGCTACGACGACCTGCGGGCCGAGCAGGCCCGGCGCCGAGCGGCCGACGACTCCCGCCTCCTGGGCATCGGGCTGGGCTGCTACGTGGAGATCACCGCCATGACCGGGGGCGAGGAGTTCGCCTCGGTCCAGCTGCGCCCCGACGGCACCGCGCTGGTGGTCACCGGTTCCAACCCCTACGGCCAGGGGCACGTGACCTCCTGGGCCATGCTCGTCGCCGAGCGCACCGGCCTACCCCTCGACCGCATCGAGGTGGTCTACGGCGACACCGACGTGGTCCCGCACGGCGAGGTGACGGGCGGGTCCCGCTCGGCGCAGGTGGCGGGCTCGTCGGTCGACGACGCCGCCGGCAAGCTGGTCGCCCTCGCCCGCGACCGGGCCGCCGACCTGCTCGAGGCCGCCGTCGACGACGTGGTCCTCGATGCCGAGACCGGCGCGTTCCACGTGGTGGGCACCCCGGCCATCAGCGTCGACTGGGCCGCGGTGGCCGACACCGCCGACACCCACGAGCTGCTGGCCGTCTCGGACTTCTCGTCCGGGGGGCCGTCGTTCCCCTTCGGCGCCCACGTCGCCGTGGTCGAGGTCGACCGCGACACCGGCCAGGTCGACCTGGTCCGCATGGTCGCCTGCGACGACGCCGGCCGCATCCTCAACCCCCTCATCGTCGACGGGCAGGTGCACGGCGGGCTGGCCCAGGGCATCGCCCAGGCGTTGTTCGAGGAGGTCCGCTACGACCCCGACGGCAATCCCGTCACCGCCACCCTCATCGACTACGCCGTCCCGTCGGCGGCCGAGCTGCCCAGCTTCGAGCGGGTGCCCATGGAGACCCCGTCGCCCATGAA